In Candidatus Tanganyikabacteria bacterium, the genomic stretch AGCGGTACGTCAGGGGCGCGGCACGGTGTCCGCGGCCCAACGAAGCATCGCCACGAGATCGGTGGGCCGAGAACATGCTTCTGGCCGCGCGATCGGCATAGATTGCCGAATTGGCTCCGCGGGGCTCGGTTGCCAGCTGAGCTACCTGCCCAGCACCAGATCGACGCCTCGCAGCAACGTGGCAACTTGAGCAGGAGATAGGCGACCGATACGCTCGGTCAGCTCTGATCGGCCAATGGTGAAAATCTGCGAGACGTTGGCCACCGATTCCGCGTCCAGCCCGGTCGCACTCGCCTTCAACAGCACGTTTCCGGGATCGCGCGCGCGTTTGAGATTGGACGTCAGCAAGACGCAAACCGCCGTGGCGATGTTGCTCCGATTAAAGGCCAGCCTTCGTCGAGTATCTCGATTACCTGTTTCTCGAGCAGGGCAAGGGCCTCGGACCAGGATCTCACCCGAAAGGATCCGGCAACTCGGCCCAGCAGAGCAGGAGGGACCGGCGGCTGGATGCCGCGCGATGATGGGCCGCGGCGCAGGCGCCGCCCTCCGGGAGTCAGCCTTGGCCTCGGGTGTCGACGCGGTCGGCCCACGGATCGTAGTCGAAGTACACGCTG encodes the following:
- a CDS encoding type II toxin-antitoxin system PemK/MazF family toxin; this translates as MLTSNLKRARDPGNVLLKASATGLDAESVANVSQIFTIGRSELTERIGRLSPAQVATLLRGVDLVLGR